In Rhodothermales bacterium, the DNA window GCTACCTCCCGCAGGAGCCGGAGCTCGACGCGGCGAAGACCGTCCGCGAGGTCGTCGAGGAAGGGGCGAAAGAGGCCGTCGGGCTGATGAAGGCCTATGAGGCCGTGAGCGCCCGCTTCGCCGAGGAGGACGCCGACTTCGACGCCCTCATGGAGGAGCAGGGCAAGCTGCAGGAGAAGATCGACCACCTCGACGCGTGGGACATCGACTCCAAACTGGAGATGGCGATGGACGCGCTCCGCTGCCCGCCGCCCGAGACGCCGATTCCCGTCCTCTCCGGCGGCGAGCGACGCCGCGTCGCGCTCGTCCGCCTCCTCCTCCAACGGCCCGACGTGCTCCTGCTCGACGAGCCGACGAACCACCTCGATGCCGAGAGCGTGGCGTGGCTCGAAGGCCACCTCGAGCAGTACGAAGGCACCGTCATCGCCGTGACGCACGACCGCTACTTCCTCGACAACGTCGCCGGCTGGATCCTCGAACTCGATCGCGGCAAGGGCATCCCGTTCGAGGGCAACTACTCGTCGTGGCTGGAGCAGAAGCAGGGCCGGCTCGCCATCGAAGAGAAGCAGGCGTCGAAGCGGCAGAAGGCGCTCCAGCGCGAACTCGAATGGGTGCGGCAGAACGCGAAGGGCCGCCGCGCCAAGAGCAAAGCCCGCATCGCGAACTACGAGCAGATGCTCCAAGAGCAGCAGGAGGGCCGCCACGAAGACGTCGAGATCTTCATCCCGCCGGGTCCCCGGCTCGGCGACATCGTCGTCGAGGCGAAGGACGTGGCGAAGGGGTTCGGCGACCGGCTGCTCTACGAGGATCTTACCTTCAGCCTCCCGCCCGGCGGCATCGTCGGCATCATCGGGCCGAACGGCGCGGGCAAGACGACGCTGTTCCGCATGATCACCGGGCAGGAAGAGCCGGACTCCGGCACGTTCAAAATCGGCGACACCGTCGAGCTCGGCTACATTGACCAGGACCGCCCGCTCGACCCGGAGAAGACGGTGTATCAGGAGATCACGGGCGGGACGGAGTTCATCCAGCTCGGCAACCGCGAGGTCAACGCCCGCGCCTACGTCGGCCGGTTCAACTTCGCAGGGCAGGACCAGCAGAAGAAGACGACGGAGCTCTCCGGCGGTGAGCGCAACCGCGTCCACCTCGCGAAGATGCTGAAGGAGGGCGCCAACGTCCTCCTCCTCGACGAGCCGACGAACGACCTCGACGTGAATACACTCCGCGCGCTCGAGGAGGCCCTCCTCAACTTCGCCGGCTGCGCCGTCGTGATCTCGCACGATCGCTGGTTCCTCGACCGCGTCGCCACGCACATCCTCGCGTTCGAGGGCGACAGCGAGGTCCGCTGGTTCCCCGGCAACTACTCGGAGTACGAAGAGGACCGCCACGCGCGACTCGGCTCGGCGGCCGACATCCCGAAACGGATCAAGTACCGCCAGCTCACGCGGTAATCAGCGCGGCGAACGAAACGAGCGGCCACGGGGGATTCCTTCCGTGGCCGCTCTCGTTCATGCCCGTTGTGGTCGGGGTAAAGCGCGTGCGCCGTATGCTTACGAGGTCACCCGACTCCGACGCTCATGGACACCTCGCTCTCGCGCCGCGCGTTCCTCAAGCACGCCGGCATGGCCGCCGCCGCGGCCCCGCTCCTGCTCCGTTCCCCGTTCATGGTGCGCAAGCCGCACGGCGTCGTCATCGGAGCGGGGCTGTCCGGGCTGGCGGCGGCGCACACGCTGCGCCGGGCCGGGTGGGACGTCACGGTGCTCGACGCGCGCAACCGGATTGGAGGGCGCGTCTTCTCCCACCGCTTCGCCGAAGCGCCCGACCTCGTCTGCGAACTCGGCGGAGAGTGGATCGGGTTGAGCCACGAGCGGATGCAATCGCTCTGTCACGAGTTTGGGCTCGACTTGAAGGATCACCGCTTCACCTTCTCCCTCATGCAGAACGGGAGTGTGCGTCGGCCCGACGCGTGGGGCTTCTCGCCGGAGGCCGTTGCCGCGTTCGAGCGGCTCCGCCACACCTTCGAGGGGCTCGACGAGGCGAGCGCGGCAGCGATGGACCGGGTCGATTGGTGGACGCTGCTCCAGGAAATCGGCTTTTCCCAAGATGACCTGCTCCTGCGCGACCTCATGGACTCGACCGACTTCGGCGAGTCGATCCGCCACGTCTCGGCCTATGCGGCGGCGGCCGAGTACTTCGAGTCGAGCCCGGACAACGAGATGGACTTCAAGATCGTCGGTGGCAACAGCCGGATCGTGAATGCCCTCGCGGACCGGGTCGGACGGGAGGCGATCCAACTAGGCCGATTCGTCACCGCGATCCGGCAGCGGGACGGGGGCGTGGAGGTGACGGCAGGAGATAGGACCTTCACCGGCGATGCGTGTGTCTGCACGGTGCCGGCGCGGATGCTGACGGACATCGTATTCGATCCGCCGCTGCCCGAGGCGCAGATTCAGGCCGCGCGGGCGTTGCAGTATGCTCGCATCGTCAAGAACCAGGTCCTCTTCGCCGAGCGGTTCTGGGGATCGGAGCCCTTCTCGCTCGTCAGCGACGTCACCTCGCACTACTACTTCCACAGCACGAACGGGCAGGCGGGAGAGGCCGGCATCCTGTGTAGCTACGCCGTCGGCGAGAAGGCCGATCTCCTCGCCTCGCAGGGCGACGCACGCCGCCAGGCCATCATCACCGGGGAACTGATCCCGCTGGAGCCTCGGGCACCCGAACTGGCGCGCGGCATCGCCTCGTACGCGTGGCAGCGCGACCCGTACACGCGGGGCGCCTATGCCCTCTACCGGCCGGGGCAGTGGTTCACGGTGCGGCCTCTCCTGGCAGAGCCGCACGGCAAAGTCGTCTTCGCGGGCGAGCACCTCGCGGACTGGCAGGGCTTCATGGAAGGGGCCGTCAACACCGGCGAGGACGCCGCTACGATGCTACTCGACTGACTCGACCCCGTCTGAGCGGTGGGGCTAGCCGGCTGTGAAACCAATGGCGCGGTGCGTGCCGTCGCAGAAGGGCTTGTTCTTCGACGCGCCGCACCGGCAGAGCGCGAGTTTGACGCCGTGGCCCGTCGCGCCGTCAGCCGCCGTCACCGTTGCCGGCCCTTCGACGACGAACGGGCCGTCTTTGAGCGCCGTCACGCGGAGAGGCGTGCCCGGCGTCGGCGCATCGGCGAGGAGAGCGCCGGACGTGCCGAGGGCGCCGGGGTCTTCGAACGCATCGAGGTGACTGTTGTCGCAGAGCGGTTTGTTAGTGGAGCGACCGCAGCGGCAGAGCGCGACGCGCGTGTCGTGGAGCACCTCGTTGCCGTCGGCGTCGATAAGTGTCACATCGCCGTGGAGGTAGAGCGGGCCGTCGGCGGCGACGGTGATCGCGTTGTGCTCGGGCACGGATTCCTCGGGGCCGCCGTCGTGTCGCGCGTAGTGGAGCGCCCCGGTCGGGCATCGCTCGACGACTTCCGCGACGGCGTCCGCCCCGGCCTGCTCGGGCTCGATCCACGGTCGGCGTCCGGGGTTGAACACGCGGGGTAAACCGTGGACGCAGGCCTCGACGTGGATGCACCGTTTCCCATCCCACGTCACGGTGAGTTGGTCGCCGTCGAACGTGTAAACCTTCGTTTTCATAGTAGGCAGGGGCCGGGTGAATACGGTGCGGAGCGCGGCTCTAAGGTAGGGGAGACGCCTCCATCGCGCATGCTCCGCCGGGTCCGATATGCGGAAGGCCGATTCAGCGGAATCGACGGGGTGACGCAAAGCTGTCACGGGGACTTCGTAGGCTGCGCGTACCGGTGGGAGCCTCCCGCCACACGTATCCCATTAGCCGTCAATCGCCATGACCCGCCGCATCAACCCGCTCAGCCGCCGCCCCCAGCAGCGCCGCCTCGTGATGGCCGTTCGCGGCGCCGCCGGCGCTGGCAAGAGCGTTTTCGCCGCCTCCCTCGCCGACGCCGACCTCGGCCGCCTCTGCTTCTTCGACACGGAACGGAAAGGCCGCCTCCTCCCCGGCGCCGACGGCTCCGCGTTCGACGCCATCGAAGTTCGCCACCCCGACGAACTGCCCGAGTTCATCGACTGGGCCCTCGACGGCGAAGGCCGCGAGCAGGGCTACGGCTGCTACGCCCTCGACTCGTGGGCGATGTACTTCGGACGCAAGCACCGGCAGACGATCCAGGCCGTACGCGCCCGAACCGACGATCCGACGGCGCAGCCCTCCGCCGAAGAGCTGCAGTCCGACCAGCTCGTGCTTCAAGAAGTGCTCCGCCGCCTCTGCGTCGACTCCGGTGCCTGCGTTGTGATCACGGATCAGATCGCGGCGAAGGGGAAGGAGGAACAGGAGGAGAACCAGCTAGGCCGCGTGCTGCCGCTCACCACGGGCGGGCTCGAGTATTTCGTCGACGTGATGGTGGAGCTGTCCCTCCGCGTGGATGGGTTCGAGCAGGTTCGCGTGGCGACCGTCGTGAAGTCGAACGTGCCGGCGCTGCCGGTCGGGCTCGAAGTCGTGAATCCCACGTTCCGCGCCTTCCTCGATCTCGTCGGCGAGGGGCCGCAACCGCAGGAGAGCGAGCAGCCCGAACTGCTGGACGAAGCGGCCCCCGTCGTCGCTCCGGCCGGCCCGACTGTGGACGACCTCCTCGCTGCCGCGGCATCGTGTGGCGTGGACCGCGCCGCGCTCCTCGTCGCCGCCCGCCACTACTGCGGCGTCGCCGATCTCGACCGGCTCACGCCGGAGCAGGTCGCGAGTCTGCTCGACCGGATGCGGTCACGCTACGGTGCCGGCGGCGATTCGGCCGGGGTGTCCGGGGACGACGTGGAGGTCAGCGCTCCGAAGCGGAGAAGCCGAGCCGCATAGTCGGCGAGCGCTCGCGGCGTCGGCGCGACAAAACGAGGAGGAAATATCAACGGGTGCGAGCGGGGCGACACTATTCTGTCCCGCTCGTACCCGTCGGGGGCTTGCACGCATCAGCATCCACCCCCGATGAAGAAGTACCTCCGTCAAATGCTCGGCCTCCGCTCGCTTGTGCTGTCCGTGCTTGCGGCGTACTTGCTGCTCTCGCTCAGCGTCCGAGCGGCGCAGTACATGACCTTGGCTCCCGAAGGAACCCTTGTCGAGCTCGTCGTCGGCCGCGTCGTGCCAGGGCTGATGAAGTAAGAGAACGCGTGCCCCTCACGAACTGCTCTCCGCGCGGAAGCGCGGGGTTGAGAACGACCCGCTGCGATGGGAGGAGGGTAGGGGTGGCGCTTCGTTCTCACTGAAGCGCGTGGCGGTCGCAGCCTCATAGCGCGACATCGCTTCGCGGTAGGACCTCATCGCGTCCTCCATTCGGTCGGAGAGGCGCGCGAGCTCCTGACGCAGAAGGTCGTGATCTCTCACACGCTCGTGCATCGTGCGTGCGTGCACGGAGCGGAGGTGCACTTGAGCGACCTGCAGCTCGTGGTACGCGACTTCGAGGTCTCGGTATGCCGACGCGATCTCGACCCCAGGGCCTGGTAAGGTGGTGTAAGCCATAGCAATGGAGGCTTGGTGTCTCATTAATCTAACCCGAAGCCATACCGATTGATAGGGCAAGTCGTTGTACTGAACCCTGGGGGATTCCCCGTATGTACCTAGGGGGATAGCACTAGAAATAGAGTCGCCATAAGCGCCGCGGTGGCTCGTCGGCATGATGTGCCGTGGGAAAACGGCTGCTGAATGCGACGACGGCGAGTTATAGACAGGGCCACCCGATGGTGGCCGGGTGGCCCTGAAGCCCGGCCGGTGGGGCGCCGGGCATATCGGTACGAGGCAAGCGCTCGGTGCTACTTCGGATCGGCACCGTCGTTGGGGAGGCCACCGTTGTAGCGCTGCATGTGTGCCTCGATGAACCACAGCCCTCGGTCGGCGACGTGCGTGATTTGGTCGTAGAGGTCGGTCGTGCCGGGGTCTCCGATCTCGTCGGCCTTGCCGTTGTCGGTACGGATGTGCTTCGCGTACTCGGCCCAGCGGTCGGCGAGCGTCGTCATGAACGAGGGGTCGTCGGGGGCGTTGTCACTCTCGTCGGCGCCGGGGAAGGGGGAGATCCGGGAGTCCTGGGCGGCCATGCGGACGGTGCCGCGGGCGTAGCCGCCGAGGAGGGCGACGCGCTCGGCGACGAGGTCGGCGGGCTCTTCGAGCTTCTCGGCCAGTTCGTCGTAGAGGAGGTGGAGTTGGTAGAAGTCCTTGCCCTTGACGTTCCAGTGCGCCTGCTTCGTCTGCGAGTAAAGGTCGCTGGTGTCGGCGAGGGTCTGGTTCAGAAGGCCGATGAGCTTGTGCCGCTTCGCTTCGGAGATGTCGATGCGGGTGGTGTACGGCGTCGCGCTCGCCGCTTTCTTGCCGTTGGTCTTGGTAGCCATGGGGGAGAGGAGATCGGTGAACAGAAGGGAGGCGCGGCGTAACGCAGCCGCAGGGTTGTATAGCGCCGAGGCCCGACGAGCGTTCCGCCTCGCGCGAGGTCTTAGTACCGAATCCACGGGAGTTGCTACTGCTTCGGCGCGAGGCCGCGAAGCGCCGGCGGAGCACTGGCCAGTGCCGCGCCGACATCAGCATGGAGCCGGTCGCCGAAACGGGCGGCCGAGCCGATCATGGGCAGGTGGGAATCGGGTCACGTTCGGTACACAGGGTCAGCATTTAAGGAGGGCTGAAAAATGGCGGATACATACATGACCCCTGCCGGCAGGGGCGCTTCCCTGCGCTGCCTGATTC includes these proteins:
- the ettA gene encoding energy-dependent translational throttle protein EttA — translated: MLCPYAISTDPDPDVSDQKIIFSAVGVSKSYRPGQYVLKDIYLSFFYGAKIGVLGLNGAGKSSLLRIIAGLDPKYDGTIQSDKGITFGYLPQEPELDAAKTVREVVEEGAKEAVGLMKAYEAVSARFAEEDADFDALMEEQGKLQEKIDHLDAWDIDSKLEMAMDALRCPPPETPIPVLSGGERRRVALVRLLLQRPDVLLLDEPTNHLDAESVAWLEGHLEQYEGTVIAVTHDRYFLDNVAGWILELDRGKGIPFEGNYSSWLEQKQGRLAIEEKQASKRQKALQRELEWVRQNAKGRRAKSKARIANYEQMLQEQQEGRHEDVEIFIPPGPRLGDIVVEAKDVAKGFGDRLLYEDLTFSLPPGGIVGIIGPNGAGKTTLFRMITGQEEPDSGTFKIGDTVELGYIDQDRPLDPEKTVYQEITGGTEFIQLGNREVNARAYVGRFNFAGQDQQKKTTELSGGERNRVHLAKMLKEGANVLLLDEPTNDLDVNTLRALEEALLNFAGCAVVISHDRWFLDRVATHILAFEGDSEVRWFPGNYSEYEEDRHARLGSAADIPKRIKYRQLTR
- a CDS encoding FAD-dependent oxidoreductase, translating into MDTSLSRRAFLKHAGMAAAAAPLLLRSPFMVRKPHGVVIGAGLSGLAAAHTLRRAGWDVTVLDARNRIGGRVFSHRFAEAPDLVCELGGEWIGLSHERMQSLCHEFGLDLKDHRFTFSLMQNGSVRRPDAWGFSPEAVAAFERLRHTFEGLDEASAAAMDRVDWWTLLQEIGFSQDDLLLRDLMDSTDFGESIRHVSAYAAAAEYFESSPDNEMDFKIVGGNSRIVNALADRVGREAIQLGRFVTAIRQRDGGVEVTAGDRTFTGDACVCTVPARMLTDIVFDPPLPEAQIQAARALQYARIVKNQVLFAERFWGSEPFSLVSDVTSHYYFHSTNGQAGEAGILCSYAVGEKADLLASQGDARRQAIITGELIPLEPRAPELARGIASYAWQRDPYTRGAYALYRPGQWFTVRPLLAEPHGKVVFAGEHLADWQGFMEGAVNTGEDAATMLLD
- a CDS encoding CDGSH iron-sulfur domain-containing protein; this translates as MKTKVYTFDGDQLTVTWDGKRCIHVEACVHGLPRVFNPGRRPWIEPEQAGADAVAEVVERCPTGALHYARHDGGPEESVPEHNAITVAADGPLYLHGDVTLIDADGNEVLHDTRVALCRCGRSTNKPLCDNSHLDAFEDPGALGTSGALLADAPTPGTPLRVTALKDGPFVVEGPATVTAADGATGHGVKLALCRCGASKNKPFCDGTHRAIGFTAG
- the dps gene encoding DNA starvation/stationary phase protection protein Dps — encoded protein: MATKTNGKKAASATPYTTRIDISEAKRHKLIGLLNQTLADTSDLYSQTKQAHWNVKGKDFYQLHLLYDELAEKLEEPADLVAERVALLGGYARGTVRMAAQDSRISPFPGADESDNAPDDPSFMTTLADRWAEYAKHIRTDNGKADEIGDPGTTDLYDQITHVADRGLWFIEAHMQRYNGGLPNDGADPK